GCCTGACCAGAAACATGACGGGCGGGGAGATTGCGGCCCAGGTGCTGGCCGGGCGGGATTATTTGCGGACCAGCGGATTGGGGTGGGAGGTGAAGAACCTCGTATACATGGGCATGGGCGAGCCGCTGCTGAACTGGGAGGGGGTGAGAAAAAGCCTGGATATCCTCACTCACTCCGAGGGGCTGGAGTTCTCGCGCCGCCGGGTGACCCTATCCACCTGCGGGATTCCGGACCGGCTGGATGTTTTCGGGACGGAAGGGTTGGCTCTGCCCGCCATTTCTCTGCATGCCCCGACCCAGGAAATCCGCGAGACGCTCATGCCCAAGGCCGCCCGCTGGCATCTGGACGACCTCGTGGCCGCTCTGGCCAAGATTTCTCTGCGTCCGCGGGAGCGGTTGACCATCGAATATATCCTGATCAAAGGCGTGAATGACAGCCTCCTGCACGCCCGTCAGCTGGTGCGGCTGCTGTCGCGTCTCAAATGCAAGATCAACCTCATTACCTTCAATCCCGGCCCCGGAATTCCCTATGAGGCTCCGGACCCCGAAGATGTGCTGGCCTTTGAGGCGCTGCTGCGCCGGAAAAATTTCACCGTGACCCTGCGCCGGAGCAAAGGCCAGGACATCGCGGCGGCATGCGGCCAGCTCAAGACGGAAACGCTCACATCAATCCGGAAAGGAAATGCCGATGGAACAGCCTGATTTTGAGAAGTGCGGCGGTTTGGTGCCGGCCATCGCCCAGGATGCGGAAACGGGCGAGGTGCTCATGCTCGCCTATATGAACGAAGCCGCCTGGGCCGAGACTTTGCGCACAGGCGAGGCGCACTACTACAGCAGAAGCCGGCAGAGCCTGTGGCACAAGGGCGGCACGTCGGGACACGTGCAGAAGGTTCTCGCCATCCGGCTGGACTGCGACCGGGATGCGGTGCTGCTCCGGATCCGGCAGATGGGCGAAGCGGCCTGTCACACGGGCCGCAGAAGCTGTTTTTACCGTGAACGCGGCGGGGACGGGCGGTGGACGGACTGCTCGCCCATGATTTTCGACCCCAAGGAGGTGTACAAATAATGGACGGCAGGCAGTTGCGTATCGGAATTCCCAAGGGATCCTTGGAGGAAGCCACAGTCAAGCTCTTCGCCAAGGCCGGATGGAAAGTAACCTCCCATCACCGAAACTATTTTCC
Above is a window of Desulfomicrobium orale DSM 12838 DNA encoding:
- the rlmN gene encoding 23S rRNA (adenine(2503)-C(2))-methyltransferase RlmN, yielding MQPNILDLSWPELEAAVISGGHPPFRARQLWQWLWRRGARNFADMTSLARDFREELGRAWNIAWPEPLDIRRSADGTVKLLLGLADGASVETVLIPDRDRYTQCLSCQVGCPMGCTFCSTGLMGLTRNMTGGEIAAQVLAGRDYLRTSGLGWEVKNLVYMGMGEPLLNWEGVRKSLDILTHSEGLEFSRRRVTLSTCGIPDRLDVFGTEGLALPAISLHAPTQEIRETLMPKAARWHLDDLVAALAKISLRPRERLTIEYILIKGVNDSLLHARQLVRLLSRLKCKINLITFNPGPGIPYEAPDPEDVLAFEALLRRKNFTVTLRRSKGQDIAAACGQLKTETLTSIRKGNADGTA
- the hisI gene encoding phosphoribosyl-AMP cyclohydrolase, with protein sequence MEQPDFEKCGGLVPAIAQDAETGEVLMLAYMNEAAWAETLRTGEAHYYSRSRQSLWHKGGTSGHVQKVLAIRLDCDRDAVLLRIRQMGEAACHTGRRSCFYRERGGDGRWTDCSPMIFDPKEVYK